A section of the Epinephelus moara isolate mb chromosome 3, YSFRI_EMoa_1.0, whole genome shotgun sequence genome encodes:
- the LOC126387746 gene encoding olfactory receptor 1-like produces MEFFNSALGKNITFVRPEYFIIRGFIGIPNINYYYVFLFFVYVVAVLGNTLVMVVIYLDHNLRTPKYVVVFNLAFADLFSSTALVPKVLDIFLFNHHYIPYNDCLTFLFFCYTSLSMQAFNLIALSYDRLIAIIYPLHYQVKVTNRFMLSLIASFWVFVIIAVLIAVGLLTRLSICKSVVINSYFCDHTQIYPLACNDYFPSYVIGQVCVCVILWLPLIFILFSYSCIGYALSKVATAQERLKAFKTCTGHLSLAAIYFFPILISYTFVSENHPNALIINLTMTSVFSQMLNPIIYVLQTQEIKESAKKNIKI; encoded by the exons ATGGAGTTTTTTAACTCAGCTCTTGGAAAAAACATCACCTTTGTGAGACCTGAATACTTCATAATAAGGGGATTTATTGGTATACCTAATATCAATTATTACtatgtctttctcttttttgtttatgttgttgcaGTGCTGGGAAACACACTTGTGATGGTCGTCATATACTTGGATCATAATCTGAGAACTCCAAAATATGTTGTAGTTTTTAATTTAGCATTTGCAGACCTGTTTAGTAGCACTGCTTTGGTGCCAAAGGTTCTTGATATCTTTCTGTTTAACCATCACTACATCCCCTACAATGACTGCTTGAcgttcctttttttctgctacACTAGCCTTTCAATGCAGGCTTTTAATCTGATTGCACTGTCCTATGACAGACTGATAGCTATCATTTACCCACTGCACTATCAAGTGAAGGTGACCAACAGGTTCATGCTGTCTTTGATTGCCTCTTTCTGGGTCTTTGTCATAATTGCAGTACTCATTGCAGTTGGCCTTCTTACAAGACTTTCCATCTGTAAATCTGTGGTTATTAACAGCTATTTCTGTGACCATACCCAGATATATCCACTTGCATGTAATGACTATTTCCCCAGCTATGTAATtggtcaggtgtgtgtgtgtgttattctcTGGCTTCCATTGATATTCATCTTGTTTAGTTATTCATGTATTGGCTATGCATTGTCTAAAGTGGCCACAGCTCAGGAAAGACTCAAGGCCTTTAAAACCTGCACAGGTCATCTTTCATTAGCGGCCATCTATTTTTTCCCAATATTAATCTCATATACTTTTGTTAGTGAAAATCATCCAAATGCCCTCATCATTAACCTGACTATGACCTCTGTCTTTTCCCAAATGTTGAACCCAATCATTTATGTTCTACAGACACAAGAAATCAAAGAATCTGC caaaaaaaatattaaaatttaa